Sequence from the Deinococcus radiotolerans genome:
AGCACGTTCAGGGGCCGCTTCAGGTACAGCCGGACCATCCACATCACCAGTAGGACGAATGGGAACGCCGAGCAGACGAGACGCAGCGGCGTCGGTCCGTCCGGCGTGCCGAGCAGATTCGCGGCGTTCACTGCAGCGGCCACTGCCAGTAGCGTCAGCTGGAAGAGGAGGAATGCGCGCGACGCTGGCGTGGCGGGCTCTGGATGGGTCACCCGGTCAGCCTAACGCGGCGGGCTGCCCGCCGGGGTGAGGCGCGGCCTTCACCCGACCCGCGCGCGGCGCATGGGGACTCAGTGCGCCGGTGCAGGCCGCCACGACCGTGCTCAGCAGCGTCCACTGCCCGGCGGCAAGGGAACGCACCAGCACGAAGTCCAGCGCGGCGCCCGACACTGGCAGCCTGAGCAGGATCACTGGGGTCGGAACGGGAGCAGTGCTGGGTGCGGCACGTGGACGCCAGACCATCACAGCCGTCCAGCGCAGCAACGGGCAGAGCGGCGCAGGGGGCAGTCCGCTGTGAGGAGCACCAGGGACCCGGCGAACGCGAAGGTCAGGAGCGGCGGGAACAGCGTGCCTGTGCTCACGCTGGGCGCAGGGCCTGTGGCTTCAGGTCGCGACCTGTCCTCTACCGTATCCCGGCTCGGAGCAGATCTCCCTCGTAGATGCGGCGGATGGTGGCCTCGATGTCCGGTTCGCGCACGGTGAGGTCGCGGACGGGGGCGTGCGCGGTGACGCGGGCGATAGGCCCCGCGGCGGCGCCCGTGAAGGCGTACGTGGCGCGGCCCGGTTCGTGGGTCAGGAGGGTCAGGCCCGGCACCTCCGGTTGAGCGACAGGGCCGTCGAAGTCCACGTGCAGTTCGCGCTGCGAGCCGTACGCGGCCTGAAGTCTGGCGAGGTCGCCGTCGAACAGCAGTTGCCCGTGGTCGATGATCAGGACGCGCCGCGCAAGCCGCTCGACGTCCCCGAGGTCGTGCGTGGTAAGCAGCACTGTGACCTCGCGTTCACGGTTGATGTGGGCGATGAAGTCCCGGATACGGTCCTTCGCCACGACATCCAGGCCGACGGTGGGTTCGTCCAGGAACAGGAGGTCCGGGTCGTGCAGGAGCGCGGCGGCGAGGTCGGCGCGCATCCGCTGCCCCAGCGACAGCGCGCGGGCCGGGGTGTGCAGGAACGGCCCCAGGTCGAGCAGTGCGGTGAAGGTGTCCAGGTTCGCCTGCCAGCGGC
This genomic interval carries:
- a CDS encoding ABC transporter ATP-binding protein, which produces MIHVEHLRKTFTTRTGRFLSAQRRTHEAVRDVSFHVPRGEIVGYLGPNGAGKSTTVKILTGLLVPDSGAVTVGGLTPWQDRRRHVARLGAVFGQRTTLWWDLPVIESLRLLRHVYRIPQGRWQANLDTFTALLDLGPFLHTPARALSLGQRMRADLAAALLHDPDLLFLDEPTVGLDVVAKDRIRDFIAHINREREVTVLLTTHDLGDVERLARRVLIIDHGQLLFDGDLARLQAAYGSQRELHVDFDGPVAQPEVPGLTLLTHEPGRATYAFTGAAAGPIARVTAHAPVRDLTVREPDIEATIRRIYEGDLLRAGIR